The following are encoded in a window of Colletotrichum lupini chromosome 3, complete sequence genomic DNA:
- a CDS encoding LysM domain-containing protein, with the protein MSCESSFPPLPLAFEEMTKTLAQSPQPPLVIEDYPDAPQHGLLCRIRHWKVEGRQNEQGTAVSFLPSPDLHDVRYSATLNQGRAETRMTSIRLVIGIRLDCFHPKIATVSNTSIAMVLRHSALAVCLSVLLALDQNSSQANAQYLQNLDRTRITNPATNIQYDGYRYKAVPDNRAAWRNVIDLGRTEIIYLYYNCYYMNNICDNVDTFLSSPRGQNLHPGTTIPADQFTYDFDTGEESWTHQSGRREKSCPKSWGKARNCPEPSTKVPFRHDGPWWTKDVEAVGNTNMLKHERDSQTKNIIKRSGMRYTCDEFPPATWVEGGSGWANNQPANTRCAGHACLDPFAVVVNGNRVSVKAEQDWQARSHKTLRDVLLSRIEARNNEFTWHDPRNPQRDTAFFRFAAMDMGPDGNAAVVFKTDTTTGMDSNHEFISQARKRGLNITNPDEDGNPNEPTRVPHSRYGPSFEEALRRMRAGHYRVVEYIPAEFNDSSVTAEPTFRDMTDLRMRSAGSGDLHTNNKTSRRFEKPKRQGEKVPAAIHERAKPLLNAASSSDLEKARGIVTIAIAASSKLNKARLNSPLRNQYRLKPGTVIGGAIVNETRRTRRDDPEPPPLLEITDEIAWAAALLAEAEADMPQDGVKVPSRNITRRAAAGSYWMESIARKGIVPWGDEPSYAVFRNVLDYGATGNGVTDDTAAIKRAMNDGRRCGEKCNGSTVKNAIVYFPPGTYLISSTVPLPFGTQVIGDAINRPVLVASKTFIGLGVLSTDEYTGGGTGADGHDQQWYVNTANFYRQIRNVIIDVRPAPPSEEAACLHYQVAQATSMQNVELRAGAGQKGLFAENGSGGGISDVTFVGGDVCLYGGEQQFTAQRLVFSGCDVGVQVIWDWGWVWKSITMTDVKTGFKFVPDYPDGSIGSSLIMDSSFTNVGTVVVIQPPSSKPGSGSTGLVLENIAMSGVTTAVADTNGRTLLAASTRLDEWVLGPVYSSSADDGTRSFSSGGKVGKYRRDSALLDAQDAYYERPKPQYEDRGVGDFLHVRDFGAMGDGITDDTAAFQLAVDSSQGSI; encoded by the exons ATGTCCTGTGAAAGTTCCTTCCCGCCCCTCCCCCTTGCATTCGAGGAAATGACAAAGACCCTTGCCCAGTCGCCTCAACCGCCGTTGGTGATTGAAGATTATCCGGACGCACCGCAACATGGGTTGCTCTGCAGAATCCGACATTGGAAGGTGGAGGGGAGGCAAAATGAACAGGGCACAGCAGTATCATTTCTCCCCTCTCCGGACTTACACGATGTGAGGTATTCAGCTACCCTAAACCAAGGCCGAGCTGAGACGCGCAT GACCAGCATCCGTCTCGTTATCGGTATCAGGCTGGAC TGCTTCCACCCGAAGATTGCTACAGTATCAAATACATCCATCGCCATGGTTTTGCGGCATTCCGCCCTCGCTGTGTGCCTCTCGGTTCTGCTCGCTTTAGATCAAAACTCTAGCCAGGCAAATGCACAGTACTTGCAGAATTTGGACCGCACCCGTATCACTAATCCTGCGACCAACATCCAATACGATGGCTACAGATA CAAGGCCGTCCCTGACAACCGGGCCGCCTGGCGTAATGTTATCGACCTTGGCCGCACCGAAATCATCTATCTCTATTACAATTGCTACTACATGAACAACATCTGCGACAACGTTGACACCTTCCTGAGCTCCCCCCGCGGCCAGAACCTCCACCCTGGCACGACCATCCCCGCTGACCAGTTCACCTACGACTTTGATACCGGTGAAGAAAGCTGGACTCACCAGTCCGGCCGCAGGGAGAAGTCTTGCCCCAAAAGTTGGGGTAAAGCGCGGAACTGCCCCGAGCCGAGCACGAAGGTTCCCTTCCGCCACGACGGCCCCTGGTGGACCAAGGATGTCGAGGCCGTCGGCAACACAAACATGCTCAAACATGAACGCGACAGTCAGACCAAAAACATCATCAAGAGGTCCGGGATGCGCTATACCTGCGATGAGTTCCCCCCTGCTACCTGGGTCGAGGGTGGCAGCGGCTGGGCTAACAACCAACCTGCCAACACTCGGTGCGCTGGTCATGCCTGTCTTGACCCCTTCGCTGTTGTCGTCAACGGTAACCGCGTTTCCGTAAAGGCCGAGCAGGACTGGCAGGCTAGATCGCACAAGACGCTCCGCGACGTCCTTCTCAGCAGAATCGAAGCCCGCAACAATGAGTTTACGTGGCACGATCCCCGCAACCCGCAGAGGGATACTGCCTTCTTCCGCTTCGCTGCCATGGACATGGGGCCCGACGGCAACGCAGCCGTGGTCTTCAAGACAGATACTACTACTGGCATGGATAGTAACCATGAATTCATTTCTCAAGCAAGGAAGCGCGGGCTCAATATCACCAACCCGGACGAAGATGGGAACCCGAACGAGCCGACGCGGGTGCCCCATTCACGGTACGGCCCCAGCTTTGAGGAGGCATTGAGGCGCATGCGCGCCGGCCATTATCGTGTCGTCGAATATATCCCGGCCGAATTCAACGACTCCTCTGTGACAGCTGAGCCGACTTTTAGGGACATGACTGATTTGCGGATGCGGTCGGCTGGCTCAGGCGACCTACACACCAACAATAAAACGTCGCGACGCTTCGAGAAGCCGAAACGGCAGGGGGAAAAGGTACCGGCAGCCATTCATGAACGCGCAAAGCCTCTCCTAAACGCGGCTTCGTCAAGTGATCTCGAAAAAGCCCGTGGCATCGTGACAATCGCCATCGCGGCCTCGTCCAAGCTCAACAAGGCCCGTCTGAATAGCCCACTGCGAAATCAATACAGACTCAAGCCCGGTACTGTCATCGGCGGAGCAATTGTGAACGAGACCCGCCGCACCCGCCGCGACGACCCCGAACCACCCCCGCTCCTCGAGATTACTGACGAGATTGCCTGGGCCGCCGCACTCCTGGCCGAGGCCGAGGCTGATATGCCCCAGGACGGTGTTAAGGTTCCCAGCCGCAACATCACACGCCGCGCGGCCGCCGGCTCGTACTGGATGGAGTCTATCGCTCGCAAGGGCATTGTCCCCTGGGGCGATGAACCCTCGTACGCTGTGTTCCGCAACGTGCTCGACTATGGCGCCACGGGCAACGGCGTGACTGACGATACTGCCGCCATCAAGCGGGCCATGAACGATGGCCGGCGTTGTGGTGAGAAATGCAACGGGTCGACGGTCAAGAATGCCATCGTCTACTTCCCACCCGGCACGTATCTCATATCCAGCACGGTGCCTCTTCCCTTCGGCACGCAGGTCATCGGTGATGCCATCAACCGACCAGTGCTGGTCGCCTCCAAGACCTTCATTGGTCTCGGGGTGCTTTCCACAGACGAATACACAGGCGGCGGGACTGGCGCCGACGGGCACGACCAGCAGTGGTATGTAAATACGGCCAATTTCTATCGTCAGATCCGCAACGTCATTATCGACGTCCGCCCAGCACCGCCCTCTGAGGAGGCGGCATGCCTACACTACCAGGTGGCCCAGGCTACTAGTATGCAGAACGTCGAGCTGCGGGCCGGTGCAGGACAGAAGGGCCTCTTTGCCGAAAatggcagcggcggcggcatctCCGACGTCACATTTGTAGGTGGCGACGTCTGTCTGTACGGCGGCGAGCAGCAATTTACCGCCCAGCGGCTTGTCTTCAGTGGTTGTGACGTCGGCGTTCAGGTTATCTGGGACTGGGGTTGGGTGTGGAAGTCAATAACCATGACCGACGTGAAGACAGGCTTCAAGTTTGTGCCTGATTATCCCGACGGCAGCATAGGGTCATCGCTGATTATGGATTCGTCCTTCACGAACGTCGGTACCGTCGTCGTTATTCAGCCGCCGTCATCCAAACCAGGTTCCGGAAGCACTGGTCTCGTACTCGAGAACATCGCCATGTCGGGTGTCACCACCGCCGTCGCTGACACGAATGGCCGCACCCTGCTGGCCGCGTCTACGAGGCTTGACGAGTGGGTACTGGGCCCCGTATATTCGAGCTCAGCCGATGATGGTACACGCTCATTCTCATCTGGTGGCAAGGTCGGCAAGTATCGCAGAGATAGCGCGCTTCTGGACGCTCAGGATGCCTATTATGAGCGTCCCAAGCCGCAATACGAGGACCGCGGCGTGGGCGACTTCCTTCACGTTAGGGACTTTGGCGCTATGGGCGACGGCATAACGGACGACACGGCTGCCTTCCAGCTGGCCGTCGATTCAAGCCAGGGCAGCATCTGA
- a CDS encoding LysM domain-containing protein — protein MVGETWSQIVAQGPAFSDESKPTPMLRVGRPGQVGNVEMQDLIFTTKGPTAGAVLIEWNMAADAKGSAALWDCHVRIGGATGTDLTPTECPALASGIAPGCNAASLMMHIKPGASGYFENMWLWVADHLIDDPDLEDANNTMVQNSIYVARGLLIESTEPTWLYGTASEHAIMYQYNFHNAASVFAAMIQTESPYYQPTPNPPAPFTSSVGLFPGDPDYSCAVGDEFSGCDESWAVVMRGCEDIVIAGAGLYSWFSAYAQDCIGGQLCQKALVLLKGNHASVRWEHLVTIGAKYMVIMDGKGIAAKDNLNIDAHPFWSQISLLDVTSDGEQYNDILWLDPSIWDMEQPEFSCEPPCRVKIPPYTGATTTVNYPLMTVSQDAWTSTITVRPMTLSKLGFEVMTIGGSNVKRDSGSLNRRAFEDFWPVPATTAAWPVVIYNGPNGKESTASPKAPYPTQPPSIEPGSPPPQNGAWPAKALRPRMAAAVDPNKELDDRLKDWMCRQAAESPSYYDMDMLDCPGRGGNNNDSGQMPMGDGTGWNVPKISNNGTMSLPGFFPWGSMLSELGRMCEQPLESKTTTTRAQTTQPSQPTAKPLKQADAKHNNVKCYGEGRKMSNIRLQNGINSFCKNIGSDVGVQARDLDGRAAAGQQQLMGRYKKESIKPFSGQEEISFSFEVLDGCSWTFSMDECTRYFKTPVDSCNCGGENGKQGGYGSNNCLRWKTDPNRSAY, from the coding sequence ATGGTCGGCGAGACGTGGTCGCAGATCGTGGCCCAAGGTCCGGCCTTCTCCGACGAGAGTAAGCCTACCCCAATGCTTCGCGTGGGTCGCCCTGGCCAGGTCGGCAACGTCGAGATGCAGGACCTTATTTTTACTACAAAGGGCCCGACAGCTGGCGCCGTGCTCATTGAGTGGAATATGGCTGCTGATGCAAAGGGATCAGCGGCCCTTTGGGACTGCCACGTCCGGATCGGCGGTGCGACGGGCACCGATCTGACGCCTACGGAGTGCCCAGCTCTGGCTTCTGGCATCGCCCCGGGCTGCAATGCTGCTAGTCTGATGATGCACATTAAGCCAGGCGCATCGGGATACTTCGAGAACATGTGGCTGTGGGTGGCTGACCATCTAATTGATGACCCAGACCTGGAAGACGCCAACAACACCATGGTACAGAACTCGATATACGTTGCTCGCGGCCTGCTTATCGAGAGCACCGAGCCCACATGGCTCTACGGCACGGCATCGGAGCACGCGATCATGTACCAATACAACTTCCACAATGCCGCGAGTGTCTTCGCCGCCATGATCCAAACAGAGTCACCGTACTACCAGCCAACCCCAAACCCGCCTGCCCCTTTCACTAGCTCCGTCGGCCTCTTCCCTGGTGACCCGGACTACTCCTGCGCCGTTGGCGACGAGTTCAGTGGTTGCGATGAATCGTGGGCCGTTGTGATGCGCGGCTGCGAGGATATCGTCATTGCTGGCGCTGGCCTGTATTCGTGGTTCTCGGCCTACGCCCAAGATTGTATTGGCGGACAGCTGTGCCAGAAGGCACTGGTTCTTCTTAAGGGAAACCATGCTAGCGTGCGATGGGAGCATCTCGTTACGATAGGCGCCAAGTATATGGTCATTATGGACGGCAAGGGCATTGCGGCCAAGGACAACCTCAACATCGATGCGCACCCCTTCTGGTCGCAGATATCGCTGCTCGACGTCACTAGCGACGGAGAGCAGTATAACGACATCCTCTGGCTTGACCCGTCTATTTGGGATATGGAACAACCTGAATTCTCTTGCGAGCCACCCTGTCGTGTCAAGATTCCGCCATATACAGGGGCGACTACTACCGTCAATTACCCACTCATGACCGTCAGCCAGGACGCGTGGACGAGTACAATTACGGTGCGGCCCATGACGCTATCCAAGTTGGGCTTCGAGGTAATGACCATCGGGGGTTCCAACGTGAAGAGGGACAGTGGCAGCCTGAACCGCCGAGCCTTTGAGGACTTCTGGCCCGTTCCCGCTACGACTGCCGCTTGGCCCGTCGTTATTTACAACGGCCCGAATGGTAAAGAGTCAACGGCGAGCCCTAAAGCGCCTTATCCGACGCAGCCTCCGTCCATCGAGCCTGGCTCGCCACCGCCGCAAAACGGCGCCTGGCCAGCAAAAGCCCTCCGGCCGCGCATGGCCGCCGCTGTAGACCCCAACAAAGAGCTGGACGATCGTCTCAAGGACTGGATGTGCCGGCAGGCTGCCGAGTCGCCCAGTTACTACGACATGGACATGTTAGACTGCCCGGGAAGGGGTGGAAACAACAACGACTCGGGACAGATGCCGATGGGTGACGGCACTGGATGGAACGTCCCCAAGATTTCAAACAACGGCACCATGAGCCTGCCTGGGTTTTTCCCCTGGGGCTCAATGTTGAGTGAGCTTGGGCGCATGTGCGAACAGCCGCTTGAATCGaagaccaccaccaccagggCGCAGACGACTCAGCCTTCCCAGCCCACAGCAAAGCCGCTCAAGCAGGCCGACGCCAAGCACAACAATGTGAAATGCTACGGCGAGGGGCGCAAGATGAGCAACATCCGGCTGCAGAACGGCATCAACTCCTTCTGCAAGAACATTGGCTCCGACGTTGGCGTCCAGGCCCGCGACCTAGATGGCAGGGCCGCCGCCGGGCAGCAGCAGCTCATGGGCAGATACAAGAAGGAGTCCATCAAGCCCTTTTCTGGACAGGAGGAGATTAGCTTCAGCTTCGAGGTGCTCGACGGCTGCTCGTGGACGTTCAGCATGGACGAGTGTACGCGCTACTTCAAGACGCCCGTCGATAGCTGTAATTGCGGCGGGGAGAATGGTAAGCAGGGCGGTTATGGGAGTAACAACTGCCTTAGGTGGAAGACTGATCCGAATCGCTCGGCGTACTAG
- a CDS encoding transcription initiation factor TFIID subunit A, which produces MNNQGQPGQAAAGQTVPSARQPPMYRPEMMRNLPILNDEEKQNQANVGGVTIKTEPKTENTATTTAEPAHAPTPAPAPAAAAPTPTAPQQAPQATQFPDHILAHIRQMTFNPPQGILDKGQEAAARWSNDFKAKYLRALMQMDQQGIQIRRIDAHVKNQQEKGALGADEAKQLQIRRDHAQKMHTEAQTFVQNFRKSQEGINKARAAVAAAAAAGQTAASASAAAQQRPPSQQQQNSPAVAASQPPSTQPGVNTAIASVSAGGGLPAAGTPTQRVATPQSAAPAGPGQALSHSAAVSRANQRNVQTSAPIQQATGTPGSAGAHAQGVMGSGAVPQQQHAHPTQPTQTLQSKLPIPKQLPEKATSVPQPVAMAGGAGAGRPTYTGGGGIAGGVMGQPAISKIPAYVHEAEGDHVLSKKKLDELVRQVCGGNAEGQEINMLTPEVEESVLAMADSFVDNVLETACRNAKERGSKVLEIRDIQLVLERTYNIRVPGYSSDELRTVRKIQPSTAWITKMSAIQAAKVTSGKGEYTARRSTTKSVRFNQDDVGARATSPVKAASSKARSRKSTSLAKKASTSRSAPTQTTGPPLRQFSVDSNTQQADLSMATRMEVNFLPAKK; this is translated from the exons ATGAACAATCAAGGCCAGCCTGGCCAGGCCGCCGCCGGTCAAACTGTGCCTAGTGCGCGACAGCCACCCATGTATCGACCCGAGATGATGCGAAACCTTCCCATTCTGAACGACGAAGAGAAGCAGAA CCAAGCGAACGTCGGAGGCGTCACTATAAAGACCGAACCGAAGACCGAGAAcacggcgacgacgacggcggAGCCTGCGCATGCTCCCACGCCCGCGCCCGCTCCAGCGGCGGCAGCACCGACTCCCACTGCGCCGCAGCAGGCGCCGCAGGCGACACAGTTTCCAGATCACATCCTAGCCCATATTCGACAGATGACATTCAACCCGCCTCAGGGCATCCTAGATAAAGGCCAGGAGGCGGCTGCTCGGTGGTCCAATGACTTCAAAGCGAAATATTTGAGGGCCTTGATGCAGATGGATCAGCAGGGAATCCAGATAAGGCGGATCGATGCACACGTCAAGAATCAACAGGAGAAGGGCGCATTGGGTGCAGATGAAGCAAAGCAATTGCAAATTAGAAGGGATCATGCGCAAAAGATGCACACTGAGGCCCAGACCTTCGTCCAAAATTTCAGGAAGTCCCAGGAGGGCATCAATAAGGCGAGAGCGGCGGTGGCAGCTGCTGCCGCGGCGGGACAGACTGCGGCAAGTGCGAGCGCGGCTGCACAACAACGGCCGCCTTCTCAACAACAGCAAAACAGCCCAGCCGTCGCAGCGTCGCAACCGCCCTCGACTCAGCCTGGTG TCAATACTGCCATCGCGTCGGTTTCCGCAGGCGGTGGACTCCCTGCGGCAGGCACACCCACCCAGCGCGTGGCGACTCCCCAGTCTGCTGCTCCTGCCGGTCCTGGTCAAGCTCTCAGCCACTCAGCCGCCGTCTCCCGCGCGAACCAGCGCAACGTCCAGACATCGGCTCCCATTCAGCAGGCCACCGGTACTCCTGGCTCGGCCGGCGCACACGCTCAGGGTGTCATGGGATCTGGAGCAGTTCCGCAACAACAACACGCGCATCCGACACAGCCAACTCAGACGTTGCAGTCTAAACTTCCGATCCCTAAGCAACTTCCAGAAAAGGCTACTTCCGTGCCTCAACCCGTTGCGATGGCGGGCGGTGCTGGCGCTGGTAGGCCTACTTACACGGGAGGTGGCGGCATTGCTGGAGGTGTCATGGGCCAGCCCGCGATTTCCAAGATCCCTGCATACGTCCATGAGGCCGAGGGCGATCACGTACTCAGCAAGAAGAAATTGGACGAGCTCGTGCGACAAGTTTGCGGCGGAAATGCCGAGGGCCAGGAGATCAACATGTTGACTCCCGAGGTCGAAGAG AGTGTCTTGGCCATGGCAGACAGCTTTGTCGATAACGTCCTGGAGACGGCTTGCCGCAACGCCAAAGAGCGAGGCTCAAAGGTCCTTGAGATTCGCGACATCCAGCTTGTCCTTGAACGCACTTACAATATCCGCGTCCCTGGCTACTCGTCTGACGAGCTTCGCACCGTGCGCAAGATCCAGCCCTCGACTGCCTGGATCACTAAGATGAGCGCCATCCAAGCAGCCAAGGTGACCTCGGGTAAGGGCGAGTA CACTGCTAGGAGAAGCACGACAAAGAGCGTCCGGTTCAATCAGGATGACGTCGGAGCACGTGCGACATCGCCGGTCAAGGCCGCCTCGTCCAAGGCGAGGTCTCGTAAATCTACATCACTGGCCAAGAAGGCTTCAACCTCGAGATCTGCTCCGACTCAGACTACTGGTCCTCCCCTCAGGCAGTTTTCGGTTGATAGCAATACCCAGCAGGCGGACTTGTCCATGGCGACACGTATGGAGGTCAACTTTCTCCCAGCAAAGAAGTAG